The sequence AAACCATATATTGGGTCTTTTGTCATCTCTTCTTTTGCGAGCGTGCCGGTCAATACCGCTTTCACCATTGCCCTGGTATGAGCTATTTTAATTCTTTCGCCAACACCATAAGGGCCGCCTGTCCAGCCGGTATTAATCAGCCAGCAGTTGACATTATGTTTTTTGATTTTCTTATCAAGGAGACGAGCATATTTAAACGGATGCAGCACCATAAATGGCGCGCCAAAGCAAGCAGAAAATGTAGCCTGTGGTTCGTTTATGCCTTTTTCTGTGCCAGCCAGTTTGGCCGTATAGCCAGACATGAAATGATACATGGCCTGCACCGGCGATAGTCTGGCAACAGGCGGCATCACACCAAAAGCGTCACAGGTAAGCATGATAATATTTTTCGGGTGTTCGGCGGTTTGCTTGCCATAGGTATTTGGAATATGTTCAAGCGGATAAGCGGCGCGGGTGTTCTCCGTAAGAGTGTCGTCATTAAGGTCAAGTCTTCTCGTCCAGGGATTTACCGCCACATTTTCCAGTATTGTTCCGAACTTTCGCGTAGTGTTGAAAATCTCGGGTTCGGCTTCTCGAGAGAGCTTTATTATTTTAGCATAACAGCCGCCCTCAAAATTAAAAATGCCATTATCGCTCCAGCCATGTTCGTCATCACCGATTAAACGTCTTTCCGGGTCGGCCGAAAGGGTTGTTTTACCGGTTCCCGATAAGCCGAAAAACAGAGCTGTGTCTTCATTCTTGCCAACATTTGCAGAACAATGCATTGATAGTACATTATCCAAGGGGAGCAAATAATTCAAAACAGTGAAGATTGATTTTTTAATCTCGCCGCCATAACTGGTGCCGCCTATTAATACCATCTTCTTACCTAAATCCAATATCACAAATGCCTCAGAGTTAGTACCGTCAAGACTTGGTATGGCATTAAAATTGGGGACATGCAAAATTGTAAATTCCGGTTTATGTTTCGCAAGCTGTTCAATTTCCGCCTTAATAAACATATTTCTGGCAAAAAGACTATGCCAGGCATTTTCAGTAATCACCCTTATAGGCAATTGGAATTTTTTATCAGCGCCGCCATAGCAGTCCTGAACGAATAAATCTTTCCCCTGAAGATATGCCAGCAGACGATTGAATAATATATCATATTTTTCCTGAGTGAATGGTTTGTTTACTTTGCCCCACCAAACGTTGTTTTTACTTGATGCTTCCTCGACGATAAATTTGTCGTTGGCAGCCCTGCCGGTATGCTGACCGGTCCTGACAGTAATTGGGCCAAGATGCGAAATACAGCCCTCGCGCCTTTTTATTATCTCCTCGTATAGAGTTGGCGTGTTAAGATTCCAAAAGACCTGATTAATATTAGTCAGGCCATGATTTTCCAGCCCATAAGAGCTTGCGATGTGTCCTTTTGCCATAATCCCTCCTGTTTAGACTTTAATTTAAATTAATTTCATTTCTTATTATTTAACTACTTTTACGGTTTGATGTTTCATTATAAAAACTAAAATATCCCTGTCAAAGTTATAATGTAAATATCGGCAAGTTATATGATAAATGCAACAAAAAACCAAAGCGAATATTATATAGTTTCGCAGGCTTCTGAAGTAAAAAAATAAAAGGCCGGACTAATATACAGTCCGGCCTGAACCACTAAGGAATAAGCGATAAATGATCAGGATAGATGTTTCGATATCAATTTTGTCATTTCGAACATGCTGACTTTCATCTTGCCGCTGAATACTTTTTTCAGTTTTTCATCGGCATTAATCATTCTTCTGTTAACTGCATCCTGTAGTTTGTTTTTCTTAATGTACGCCCATATCTTTTTAGTAACTTCTGTCCGAGGTATAGGCTTACTTCCAACCACCGCAGCTAATGCCTCACTAATATTCCAAGGTCTCATAAAAGCTGGATTGGGTTTACGTTTGGCTTTTTTCTTAGCGACTTTTTTCTTGACTACTTTTTTCTTCGCCACTTTCTTTTTCGCTACTTTTTTCTTATCTACTTTTTTCTTAGCTACTTTCTTTTTCACGACTTTCTTTTTCGTCACTTTTTTCTTGGCGACTTTCTTTTTCGCTTTTTTCTTGGCAGCCTTTTTCTTTGCCGGCATACGCCCTCGCTTGTTAATTGGTTAGCAGTTGATTAATACTATTTATTTCTTTTCTTAATTTAACCTAACTAGATTACCATCATTTTAAAATTATAATTGCAACTTCTATACATACTGGCAAATTATAGGACTAATCAGTAAGAAATTTCAAACATTATTTTACAAGAAAAGTAAAAAAAATAAAAATAATTTCAGCTCACTTTTGCCGGATAATTACCCACAATAGTATTTATCCCGGATTTTGCAGTTGGATAACGGTCTTACTATTACAACTGTCAACACACCTAACCCCCCTCAAGAGGGGATTATTAAAATGTTGGCGCACGAGGATGTACAACCAATCACCCTAAATAATAAAATATTTCTCTGGCTACCAAGCGGTGCTTGGAAGTAAAAAATAGATGCCGTCTTTTAAGTCAAGTCCATTTGGGACTTGACGCATTGGTTACATTCGGTCAAGCCCCGAGTCCGTCTGAGACGGATTGACCTGCTGTGCGGTCGGGAGTTACCTTGTGCGGTCGGGAGTTACCTTGTGCTGTCGGAAGTTGCTTCCGACAGATCTTGCTGCCAAGCGCCACTTGATAACCATAGAAAAGTTGATTGAAAAGGAATATCTAATTGCGAACTGAATAAAGAAGGCGGCCATTTGGCCGCCTTATAGTTAGCTATACCTGATAAGACTGTAAATATTATCTTATTCAGAAACTTTAATAAAATCATCTCGACGGTTTTTAGCCCAAGCTTCTTCATTATGGCCAGGATCGACACTTCTTGATTCGCCATAGCTGATAATGGAAATCCTGTCGGGGCTGATACCGTAGTTAATCAGGTAATCGCGGGCAGTCATAGCGCGTTTTTCGCCAAGCGCCATATTGTATTCATCAGTGCCTCGCTCATCGCAATGCCCCTCGATTCTGATAATCGCAGTCTGATGTTCTTCCAAGGCGGCTGCGTTGGCGGCTATAATATCCCGAGATTCTTCGGTGAGCCTGTATTTGTCGAATTCAAAATGGATAGTTGCCATCTCAAGCGGTGGCGGCGGTGGTGGTGGCAGTGGTTCTGGTTCTGGTTCCTCTACAACCTCAGTTGTATCAGCCGGCGGCGGCGGTGGTGGCTGCGGCGGCGGCGGTTTTTTACAACCGGCAGCAAATAATACTGCCAATGCTAACACTAATGCCAGCAAAATAATTAATCTTTTCACAGATTTACCTCCTTAAAATTTTTAAATATTTTATCGTAAATTTACTGACCAATCAGGTGATTTACAAATACCATTCAGATTCAGCTTCTTCTTGCCCGACCCATCAAAGTTCATGACCCATAAATCATATTTTCCATCAACATTAGATGTATAGACTATATGAAGTCCATCCGGAGACCACGACGGAACCTCATTCGAGCCAATTTCTGTTAATTTATAAGCATTTTGACCGGTAATGTCAACAGTATAAATTTGAAATTGTCCTGCCTCACGTGAACAATAAGCAATATAATCGCCTCTTGGCGACCAGGCTGGATCGCCAATGTAATCTCCATAGTATGTCAGGCGGCGCGTATTGATGCCGTCAATATCGGTAACGTATAATTGAGGATTACCCGACCTGTCTGAAATAAAAGCTATTTCCCTGGAATTAGGCGACCAGGTAGGCGATGTATCTATGCCCCAAGAATAAGTTAATCGCCGCATAATTCGCCCGGATGAGTCCAGCAAATAGATTTCGGCATTGCCCGAAATAGACAGTGTTGCGGCAACATATTTTCCATCGGGAGAAACCGCTGCCGCATAGTTTAAACCCTTGCGGGATGACACCGAATAAATCTCATCATTTTCAAATACATAACAATAAAGGTCGTGATTGCCCTTACGGTCAGAGGTAAAATATATTCTATCGCCGTTATAACTCCAGACAGCGATTTGATCCACGCCGGGATCTTTAGTAATCCTGATTGGATTAGTGCCATCGAAATTGCAGACATATATATCCCT is a genomic window of Candidatus Zixiibacteriota bacterium containing:
- a CDS encoding phosphoenolpyruvate carboxykinase, with the protein product MAKGHIASSYGLENHGLTNINQVFWNLNTPTLYEEIIKRREGCISHLGPITVRTGQHTGRAANDKFIVEEASSKNNVWWGKVNKPFTQEKYDILFNRLLAYLQGKDLFVQDCYGGADKKFQLPIRVITENAWHSLFARNMFIKAEIEQLAKHKPEFTILHVPNFNAIPSLDGTNSEAFVILDLGKKMVLIGGTSYGGEIKKSIFTVLNYLLPLDNVLSMHCSANVGKNEDTALFFGLSGTGKTTLSADPERRLIGDDEHGWSDNGIFNFEGGCYAKIIKLSREAEPEIFNTTRKFGTILENVAVNPWTRRLDLNDDTLTENTRAAYPLEHIPNTYGKQTAEHPKNIIMLTCDAFGVMPPVARLSPVQAMYHFMSGYTAKLAGTEKGINEPQATFSACFGAPFMVLHPFKYARLLDKKIKKHNVNCWLINTGWTGGPYGVGERIKIAHTRAMVKAVLTGTLAKEEMTKDPIYGFEVPKACPGVPIEVLNPRNLWKDKKAYDKAADKLAGMFVNNFKQFEDEASEDVKNAGPQIKELLNTI
- the pal gene encoding peptidoglycan-associated lipoprotein Pal, translated to MKRLIILLALVLALAVLFAAGCKKPPPPQPPPPPPADTTEVVEEPEPEPLPPPPPPPLEMATIHFEFDKYRLTEESRDIIAANAAALEEHQTAIIRIEGHCDERGTDEYNMALGEKRAMTARDYLINYGISPDRISIISYGESRSVDPGHNEEAWAKNRRDDFIKVSE
- a CDS encoding PD40 domain-containing protein, translating into MNRYQQILVLGVFLICLFFIQADAQKSEVTGTITTGPTISLISIAIDDFKLSDSLLDLTDTTYADSIKAILIDDLIFSLYFNVVEPDSAFLFDFANNDMNLEDWIYIGAQMLIKGRLDKHGELYTLNIDVIDIFRNKMIYTNQFLGSSLDYRTIAHKTAADLLLNLTGERGVFDTKIVYSSQIKGNRDIYVCNFDGTNPIRITKDPGVDQIAVWSYNGDRIYFTSDRKGNHDLYCYVFENDEIYSVSSRKGLNYAAAVSPDGKYVAATLSISGNAEIYLLDSSGRIMRRLTYSWGIDTSPTWSPNSREIAFISDRSGNPQLYVTDIDGINTRRLTYYGDYIGDPAWSPRGDYIAYCSREAGQFQIYTVDITGQNAYKLTEIGSNEVPSWSPDGLHIVYTSNVDGKYDLWVMNFDGSGKKKLNLNGICKSPDWSVNLR